In Gemmobacter sp. 24YEA27, a genomic segment contains:
- the nuoL gene encoding NADH-quinone oxidoreductase subunit L, producing the protein MVQIVFFAPLIGAILCGFGWRFIGEKPAQVLTTAAVFLAAALSWVIFLGFDGETYKITLLRWVESGTLATEWAIRVDRMTAIMLVVVNSVSALVHLYSFGYMAHDENWTDDEPYRARFFAYLSFFTFTMLTLVTADNLLQMFFGWEGVGVASYLLIGFYWKKQSAGAAAMKAFIANRVGDFGFILGIAGLYLLTDSIQFDQVFAAIPGKSEVTLRFLWTDWNAVNLIAFLLFVGAMGKSAQLFLHTWLPDAMEGPTPVSALIHAATMVTAGVFLVCRMSPVFEYAPYATGFITVLGATTAFFAATVGLVQNDIKRVIAYSTCSQLGYMFVAAGVGAYPVAMFHLFTHAFFKAMLFLGAGSVIHATHHEQDMRWYGGLRKKIPFTFWMMMIGTLAITGVGIPLTYYGFAGFLSKDAVIESAYIGSDYAFWLLVIAAGMTSFYSWRLMFLTFYGTSRADQKPQDENAHDHAQDHGHSHGHDDHGHDHGADHGHGHHHEPHESPLVMLIPLAVLSLGALFSGMIWYKVFFGDEEKMRTWFGMEQLAAHHVEEGHAEPAADQATAGETAHAEAEAAGDALTAEEAANAAAQAEALATVDAGVTDPGEAVEAADHGAAPAESHGVAPKGALLMLPYGADEQAVVDIRVDAAKVEASGHAPNTIIAAAHMVPSWVKVSPFVAMLIGLTLSWLFYIRNPSWPRRLAEQQRPLYLFLLNKWYFDEVYNFVFVKGSKALGRLFWKNDVKVIDGTINGVAMGIIPFFTRLANRAQSGFVFHYAFAMVLGIVALVTWMTLFGGAR; encoded by the coding sequence ATGGTTCAGATTGTCTTTTTCGCTCCGCTGATCGGGGCCATTCTCTGCGGCTTCGGCTGGCGGTTCATCGGTGAGAAACCAGCACAGGTTCTGACCACAGCGGCGGTCTTTCTCGCGGCAGCGCTGAGCTGGGTCATCTTTCTTGGCTTTGACGGCGAGACCTATAAGATCACGCTTTTGCGTTGGGTCGAAAGCGGCACGCTTGCGACCGAATGGGCGATCCGCGTTGACCGGATGACCGCGATTATGCTGGTCGTCGTCAACTCGGTCTCGGCTTTGGTCCATCTCTATTCGTTCGGCTATATGGCCCATGACGAGAACTGGACGGATGACGAGCCTTACCGCGCGCGTTTCTTCGCCTATCTCTCGTTCTTCACCTTCACCATGCTGACGCTGGTGACCGCCGATAACCTTCTCCAGATGTTCTTTGGCTGGGAAGGGGTGGGGGTCGCCTCGTACCTGCTGATCGGTTTCTACTGGAAGAAACAATCCGCCGGTGCTGCGGCGATGAAGGCTTTCATCGCGAACCGGGTCGGTGACTTCGGCTTCATCCTTGGCATCGCGGGCCTTTACCTCTTGACGGATTCGATCCAGTTCGACCAGGTCTTTGCCGCGATCCCGGGCAAGTCCGAAGTGACGCTGCGCTTCCTCTGGACCGACTGGAATGCGGTGAACCTGATCGCCTTCCTGCTATTTGTCGGCGCGATGGGGAAATCGGCGCAGCTGTTCCTGCACACCTGGCTGCCGGATGCGATGGAGGGGCCGACGCCCGTCTCCGCGCTGATCCATGCTGCAACCATGGTGACTGCAGGCGTCTTCCTGGTTTGCCGCATGTCGCCGGTCTTTGAATATGCGCCCTATGCCACCGGCTTCATCACGGTGCTGGGGGCAACGACCGCCTTCTTTGCCGCGACCGTGGGTCTGGTGCAAAACGACATCAAGCGCGTGATCGCCTATTCGACCTGTTCGCAGCTGGGCTATATGTTCGTGGCGGCAGGCGTTGGCGCCTATCCGGTCGCGATGTTCCACCTCTTCACCCACGCCTTCTTCAAAGCGATGCTGTTCCTTGGCGCCGGTTCGGTGATCCATGCGACCCATCACGAGCAGGATATGCGCTGGTATGGTGGTCTGAGGAAAAAGATCCCCTTCACCTTCTGGATGATGATGATCGGCACGCTCGCCATCACCGGTGTCGGTATCCCGCTGACCTATTACGGCTTCGCAGGTTTCCTGTCGAAAGACGCCGTGATCGAAAGCGCCTATATCGGGTCGGACTACGCCTTCTGGCTGCTTGTCATCGCCGCCGGCATGACCAGCTTCTATTCCTGGCGGCTGATGTTCCTGACCTTCTACGGCACCAGCCGCGCCGATCAGAAGCCTCAGGACGAAAACGCGCATGACCATGCGCAGGATCATGGTCACTCCCATGGCCATGATGATCACGGGCATGACCACGGGGCTGATCACGGGCACGGCCATCACCACGAGCCGCATGAAAGCCCGCTGGTCATGCTGATCCCGCTGGCAGTCCTGTCGCTCGGCGCTCTGTTCTCGGGGATGATCTGGTACAAGGTCTTCTTCGGCGACGAAGAAAAGATGCGGACCTGGTTCGGGATGGAGCAGCTTGCGGCCCATCACGTCGAGGAGGGCCATGCTGAACCTGCCGCCGATCAGGCTACGGCGGGTGAGACGGCGCATGCCGAAGCTGAAGCTGCGGGCGATGCGCTGACGGCTGAGGAGGCGGCAAATGCGGCAGCTCAGGCTGAGGCTCTTGCAACGGTGGATGCCGGTGTGACCGATCCGGGTGAAGCGGTCGAAGCCGCGGATCACGGCGCGGCGCCGGCTGAGTCCCATGGTGTGGCGCCCAAAGGCGCGCTTCTGATGCTGCCTTACGGTGCCGATGAGCAGGCCGTGGTCGACATCCGCGTCGACGCAGCAAAGGTCGAAGCCTCGGGCCATGCGCCGAACACCATCATCGCGGCGGCCCATATGGTGCCGTCCTGGGTCAAGGTCTCGCCCTTTGTCGCGATGCTGATCGGTCTGACCCTGTCCTGGCTCTTCTACATCAGGAACCCGTCCTGGCCGCGCCGTCTGGCAGAGCAGCAGCGCCCGCTCTACCTCTTCCTCCTGAACAAATGGTATTTC